The region GGGGTCCGGGTGGGATGACGCTTGGTCCACAGAGCCCCAATGATGCTATTTCCGTTCTGGAGGAACCCCGTGAAAGCCACGTGAAACAGCAGGAAAGGAGCAAGTACTTCATTGAACACGCCGACCTGGGGGCCCTCTACTACCGCAAATACTTCTACAATAAAGGTGAGTATGTGTTGAactatatcattttatttacatgtgaATGATTGTGCTTGGATTGTTTGAGTCTATGCACTGTGccttctttttgtttattgtgtctGTATTTTCAAGTCTTGTCTACAATATGGCATGTGGTCTGGTAATGTATGAAGTAAGCATGAGGTTATTTGTCTGTACTGTATTGAATAAGTTCTGTCTCTGTGagatctctgtctgtctttcggTCAGTGATATGAATGTATGGATGTTTCTTCAGTTACTGTGAGGTTTAAAGCAAAGATCCGTGTTTCTTCCCAACTTCAAGGTCACCAGAACTTCTTTGGCATTGATGATCGTTTGGGACCTTTGGCAATTAGCTTCCGTCGTGAGGAGAAGGAGAACTCCAGCGGTTCTATGTACAACTACAGAATCATCTTCCGAACAACCGAGGtaaaagcacacatgcacgcactcatgcacacacaccctctcactcagCTGACTTATTTAGTCTCTTACACATataatatacactacatggccaaaagtatgtggacacctgacattcaacagctcatccaaaattatgggcattaatatggagttggtccacccgttgctgttataacaacctccactattctgggaaggctttatactagatgttggagcattgctgcagggatttgcttccgttcagccagaagagcattggtGAGGTCGAACACTGATTGaatgattaggcctggctcgcagttggcttttcaaTTGATCCTAAACATGTTGGAttaggttgaggtcagggctctgtgtgagCCAGTCAATTCTTTCagaccgttctcgacaaaaccattatAGACCTCACCGTGTGcttgggggcattgtcatgctaaaacaggaaagggacttccccaaactgttggggaggCACTGactcgtctagaatgtgattgtatgctgtagtatTAAGATTTGCTGTCACTGgaacctagcccaaaccatgaaaaatagccccagactaaggggagtccagatacttttggtcttATAGTGTATTAAAACAGAGgcatttgcattaaaatgatTCTCTTGACTATCAAACATTGAGAATGGGGAGAATTGTTATTCTCTGGTGCTGTATTCCTGTCTTAACCCTTCAAAGCTGAGTGGTGCAATTTGTGTCAAAAAGTGCTCCCTTTAATCTTCATCAAACAACTGTTATCTCTGAATGtagcataattttattttttgtgcaggGGAAACTTGCATCTCTCCAACTATGTAATATCAACAACAATAGCACCAGGGTTGTGTTTGAAATCTATGCCTAAGTTTAGACTGTTCCGTCACAACTTCCGTCGTAACTCCTGAAAACAGGCACGGAGTGACAATGTGTGTACAAACAGTGCTGTACCGCTTGTAATTCTTCATGCAAACATGATCTTAGCTTAGCTGCAGGAACTTGCATCTCCAACTATGTAATATCAACAACAATAGCACCAGGGTTGTGTTTGAAATCTATGCCTAAGTTTAGACTGTTCCGTCACAACTTCCGTCGTAACTCCTGAAAACAGGCACGGAGGACTGTGACACACAGTGCTGTAGTTGTAATGCTTCAGAAACACGCCTCCCAAAATGAATGTTGTCAGTAGAACTGCGACTTCAAGCTGTACTTCGTTATAGTAACGAAGATGTTGGTTGGTTCAGGAGGTGAAAGTGCATGTTCAGGGAACGATGATGTTCGTTTCCACGCATTTGAGGACAACATGCAATTGAGGATGAAGTGAAACCGGAAGTGACATGAGCAGCACTGTTCTAACGGgttctgtgttgtttttactgtttgtgtaaaaacaaaatacagacatTACTATTTATATATTCAACTACAATATTTTCTATTATAACTATTGGAATATAGTCATTGTTTGCTTCGTTTAGATTCAGGTCACTTTTGTTGGCTGTTTGTCATCTGCATCTGTagcttttattcattaatttcatagcaaaaaattattattagcagttATTATATTAATAGGTATTTAtaaagttatttgtttttgttttttaatatagttatatataatgttcatttatttttagttcagAATGTATAATTGTTGgatattgttatttattgtttgttaaaTTGGTTGCAGTGtcatcaaaaagaaaacagttttatttgacCTTTTAAGTTCTTTGAGCAGGTACTCTGCTgatatttatatacattataaagcaatgTCATGTCCTATTGACATGGCTCTGTGATATGGTTACTCTACAATACCTCTTCTCGTAATGTGCAGTGATATACCTGAACTGACACTTGATTTTGTAGATATATTCtagtgaacacattttttagtaagcaaaaaataataatttctcaAATAATGGGGCCTGCCAACTAAACCATATCATATCCAGGTCGTACAGGTCACAAGACTTGTCCCTATTTCGTAATAGGGACAAATCTtctgaacaaaatgaaatgttgcaTGAGGGGTTATCAATTATGTAAACCtatttaatctgtaaaaaaaactatgaactGCAACTagaataatggaaaaaaaactccttaGACATCTAAAGAGATATTTAAAGTGGCAGAAAAAGGGTCTCTGAAATGTCCTCTTGGTCTTCTCACATCCAAACCTAGCTGAAGACCCTGAGGGGGTCTGTTCTGGAGGAGGCGGTGTCCTCGACACCCCGCCATTCCAACCCCCGTGGCCTTTCTCCCAAGAGGCTCCTGGAGTACATCTTGCCGGAGCTGAACCTGCACTGCCTGCGCCTGGCCTCCAACTCCCCCAAGGTCCAGGACACCCTGCTGAAACTGGACGAGCAGGGGGTGAGTGTGCGAGCGTGTCCTGTGCCGTCGTGTGCTGTCCCGCCCCAGTTTCGGACTCTACCAATGCTAACTGTATTCGGAATTCGACCacaactgtgttcttggctagaaatagctgtacaaaataagtattgtaccttactgaacctgtgctcagcagttgtccatgaccatgaaatgcactttttgtacgtcgctttggataaaagcgtctgccaagtaaatgtaatgtaatgtaatggaatgatAATAGTGCCAGGAATGGGCGTGATTAAGCTGAGATCGCAACACCGGTCCTCCCCCGTAGCTGAACTTCCAGAGGAAAGTGGGGGTGATGTACTGCAAGGCTGGCCAGAGCTCAGAAGAGGACATGTACAACAACGAGGGTGCTGGACCGGCCTTTGAGGAGTTCCTGGACCTGCTTGGGGAGCGTGTTCGCCTTCAGGGTTTTGAGAAGTACAGAGCCCAGTTGGACATCAAGAGTGAGTTTGTCATTTAAGCAACCTGTCAAAATGCTGCCTCATGCTCATTCACCCGTGCCATATAGTCATAGAGCTAACCcatctcctgtctgtgtctgtgcagcgGACTCCACTGGCACCCATTCCCTCTACACGCGTTACCAGGACTACGAGATCATGTTCCATGTGTCCACCATGCTGCCCTATActgccaaaaacacacaacaggtATGAAGTGCTTATACTGGCTGTTGCATATAATTAGTGATTGGGAAGTAACACAACCAGATGGCTGTAGGCTATATGCTTCATTACTGCACTCAAGAAATAGTTGTGTAATGTATGAAttcacaatatataaaatattctccacttctgtatgtcactctggattTGTGATTGTTATGTAAttgttatgtaatgtatgtatggtGTATTATAAGGAGTAGTGTTGTCAAAGTATTGTGGAGTAATCACTatcactctcactttctctcttcctttccagTTACTGCGGAAGAGACACATTGGCAACGATATCGTGACAATCGTCTTCCAGGAGCCGGGAGCTTTGGCTTTCACTCCTAAAGTTATTCGCTCCCATTTCCAGCATGTCTTCATCATTGTCCAGGTCCACAATCCCTGCACTGACCACACCTACTACAGGTAGTAATACTGAATCCCCCCGAatcctctttttgtttttatgggtattcattcttatttatttttgcatttcttaaAACTGTGTGAGAATTGTCCACGTGCACATTGTGACACAACACTGTCTTTGTGTGGTGTTGTGCTAAATTTAGGACAAGCACCTGTAGCCATGAAAAAGTCTCATGCAGATTTGCTAAATGTTTGCTGCATTAAATACTCCCCAAATTTGGTTTGCTGGAGAATAATATCCCAATCTGGCATGTCTTACCTCCGACGCGGAGCGACAACACATCGGTTGTGGTGTCATTTGGTGTCACTGCCGTTCTCACTCCTGTTGGCGCTGCTCTCCAGGGTGGCGGTCACGCGCTCCAGGGACATTCCGCTCTTCGGGCCTCTGTTCCCGAAGGGGGCGCGCTTCTCCCGCTCCCCGGCCTTCCGGGACTTCCTGCTGGCCAAGGCGGTGAACGCGGAGTGCGCCGCGGAGAAGTCGGAGAAGTTCCGCTCCATGGCCACGCGCACGCGCCAGGAGTACCTGAAGGACCTGGCGGAGAACTACGTCACCACCACGCCCCTCGAGCCCTCCACCAAGTTCCCCCTGCTCGGCCTGGGCAAGCGCAAAGACAAGCTGAGGGGGGCCAAAGGGGTGGAGCTCCTCAGCGCCGGGGCCCTGGTGTGGACGGTGTCCGCCACGGGGGACGGGGCCGCCGATCAGAGGCTGCCCTGCCTGCTGGCCGTGTCTTCCGAATCCGTGGTGCTGATCGAGAGGGGCACCCACAGCGTGGTGTTCAACTGCTGCTGCCGCAATGTCATTGGCTGGAAGGCGGTGCCGGAAGGTGGGACCGGGGGTGGGCGTTACCTGGACATCTTTTACGACAGGGGGCAGTCCGTGTCCATCAGCCTGCCCGATGGCCAAGCAGAGGACGTCCGAGAAGTGGTGCAGAGGCTTGAGGTGTGTTGAAATGCATTGTCATCATCTTCCTCACATTGGCCTTTACATCCTTATGGGCAGGGTTTAACTGGTAACACTGTTTGTGAATTATTCAAAAAGACATTCTCTCAAACCTGTATTATTTAAGCTCTCTAGGAGCAAATTGATCAAAGTTGTAAGCAGCAAATGCGGTCTGTATTTCTTGTGAAGTCATccattattttttcccattgcctcattttcccagacttaagtgtgtgtggttttagCGTTGTTGTTGGCAGAGAGAAATGAACACATTACTGTATATACTGGAATACTGTAGTTTTAGTTAGCTGAAAAGGACAATGCGGAGAttcacttttcatttgttttactgaAGCTTTTACTTAAATCTTACATCAGCAATAAATAGACATATTACTATGAGGACATTatagtgcatttaaaaaatttgaatatgGATGAAAGTTGCGTAATTTATCCCATATGTGCtcgccccccctaccccccccccagacggtGACGACGGGCTGCGAGGCGTGGGAGCTGACCCCGCTGCGGGACGGGGTGGGTCAGCCGGGCTTCCTGCTGAGCGAGGAGGGCTTCGTGCTGGACGTCCAGCGGTTCGGCTACGCGGAGAACGGGGGCCTGCGGCGGGGCTCCAGGGTGGTGCGCCTCTGCGGCCGGCCCCTGGTCTGCCTGACGCTGGAGGAGAGAGCCGTGCTGATGCGCACCGCGCCCAAGATCCAGCTCACCGTCATCCCCCCCGACAAGGACGGCAAGCCCCGCAGGTAAACGAGCGaagagaggggatgggggaggcTGGGTGGGGGCGAGAGTGAAGGATGGATGAGTCCAGAGCAAGAAAGAGGACAGGGTGAAGGGTCTAGCCTTGAATATATTTAGACGTACAGTCAGTATAGTAGTTGACATTGTTGGGTCACTTATTTTGTCTTTAATTCCACTGGCCCGTGTGAGTCAACTGTGAGTTATATTTAGCATCATGATTTATCGCTGCCAAAAATATTGCGATAACCAACGAGCACATTCAATcccatttgatgttttttttctctctctcgctagtCTGACGGATTATTagtttattaaattttaaaacatttgacatGAGGCACATGAATTATATGAGGAATGGATTCCTGGATTTGTGTAGAAGTTGATGAGGCCTATATATGAGCAGTAACACGGAGGTTACTTTCCTGGACAGAGCCACAGAAGGGCTTCATAGTTTTACTGTGGTGCTCCAGGAGTTAAAGTCAGAAATAAAAAGCTGTGTGAATGTAAGTGAATGTGGTGGTTTTTGGTTCTTTGTGCCAGTTCTAACACCCTCTGACTGCTCAACTTCTCTGTGCATTAACACCAAAGTTCCTTCTATTGGCTCAAGGAGTTTCTTAGAGCTGTACCAGAAAGCCAACCAAGACGTGGAATGcaaggtgggggaggggccgtcGGGAGAGGCCTGGGTGATTGATGAGACGGATGAGGAGGccgaaggggagagagagcagggcgaGGGCACGGAGGCGGTGccagggggagaggagaaaacCAGAGCAGAATTTGGGTGCAAGAACTCGCTGCTGCCCCCTTCTGGCCCAGCCCTACTTCGGGCCGCCTCCCTGCAGGACGACCCCCCGGGTGCGCCTGCCAAAATCGCGGCGCCCTCGCTGGCGCGCTGTCACTCCATCGAGACCGGTCAGAACTCCGTTGACGGGTAAGAAGTCCTAATGCTCTGCCGCTGCCCGTGTAGATTCATGACATTTCTGTGAGTGCTGCTACCGTTAGcaaaattaatgtgaaaatggtACTGAATTAAATTCACATATGTTGACATGCGCTTTACTTTTCAGAATCTGGTTAACTGAACCCTCGGTGCAGTGCAAATCGTAATTTAAATGCACGCACAGACATTTCAGCAGTGGCGCATGGCCTGTGGCGACATTCAGCATTTGTGCAAGCGATGTGCAACCACAGCCACCCTTCCACAGTGAAACTCAACCCCTCCTTAtgttcttcctctccctccccggCAGGCACATTTACGACAACCGTGCGGCACGCAGCTGCATCTACGAGAATGTGTGGGAGATGCATAATGCCACGCCCGATCTTATCCCTGCGCTGAACCCCAAGGTCCCCGTCGAGGATGAGGAGCTACAGAAACAGGTGCGTCCACATCAAGTCCTCTCACCGCCCCGGCACTGGAAAAGACTACAGTTCAGTTTGTCCAGTACTAATGGTGGTACAGTAATGGGCAAAATAATAcaaactgtctctctctgctttagTTTGTGGGTGTGGAACTGAGTAAGGAGCAGCCCTTGGCCAGTGACCCCTTCCAGCAGTCGACTCCTCCCGCCTGCCTGGACAGGGCAGACAGGAGCTCCAGAGCTCTAAGTATCCAGAAGTCTATCACCAGGAGTACGTGCTGCCCCAAATACTCACCCCGCTTCTCACACTCAGAGTGAACCATCTAGCTCAGAATTTTTGATGCAGCTTTTTTCAACGTTTTGGTGAAGGCCGCTTGCTGCCAGCGGATCCTTATAGAAACTCTCTCACGCATGCTTTCACAGAATAAGGAAGTATCTTTTCGCAGCAGCTTGTTGAGGTCTGAGAAGCCTCGAAAACAGTTAGTAAAATGGCCAGTGGAGAGGTCAGGGGTGATATAATAAAGCATTCCCCCCTGGCATATTcacacagaggaggaagaaatgTCTGTGCTCATTCAGGGACATTAGGAAAGCTGCTCCAGTGTGAATAGTCCTGCACATCATTCGGAGTGTGGATGGATTTACTGTGTTATCGCTTCCTGCATCAGCACTGTGGTATATAGCATCCTCTAGTGGATGTGTTGTGATACAGTTAAACCAGCAAACTGTCAAGGCTAATATTACTTCTGTATAAATGCGTTTTACCTTGAATACTACTGAGCAGGGGTCATCACCATGTTGGCTTGTGACGGACTTTTTAGTCAAAATGCGATTTTTACCACGGACATACAAAACTTGAAGTGgtcaagttttaattaatttatttattagtctcagaaaacattattttgacaAGAAAATTATTGCAATGTATATtatcatgggaaaaaaataaacttttttcccAATCAATTGGGAATCAATTAGACACAGACATGTCTTGCCACGGACACGTTTGTCCTTGTACAGACACGTTGATGACCCCTGCTACTGAGACATTATACTACTGATGATTTTAACTTTGAATGTTTTACAGAACTAACATTACAGTGGAATGTGGTGATTTTCCAAATAGCCGTACGTAGACTATATGATTGACGAACAGTCGTCGTCGCAATTTCTAGTTATTTAGTTGCGGTGATGAAATCCTTTTCTCTCAGTCTTGACAGAGAATGCAGATTCCACCGAGGAGGAATGGCGGTCCATCACCGAGCTGAGCAGCACCTGCCGTGGTCTCCTGGAGGCCCTGTCTCAAGAAGGTGCGGGTTTCAGGAGAGGGCGATGATGCGTAGGGCGTGGGGCTTGTGGCATCACATCACAGTGAACTATTTTTTGACACGAGAAAATGATCAACGCAGTCTTGGCGGGGTGAATTCAAACACACTGTGCTCTTCACGCGCAATGCATTTCATTCACTTCTCTGGTTTGGAGAAATCCCTTTAAGTTAATATTGGCATAGAAATGGGAACTGAATAAATCAGCGAATGAATGGAGTAATCAGTTTGAACGAGGTCTCAAATATGTAGCAATGTGAGCTTATTAATTGATTGTGGAGAGTATCTGATGGGAACGTGGATAAACACACCAGTATACCATTTCAGACCGTAAGCTTGGAGAAGAAAAGCTGGCTGCTGGGGACTGCCCTGCCTTGGTGGGAAGCACAGACTCCAAGCTGAGTCAGCTTCAAGACAGGTgggtttcccacaatgcctctgtGGCGTCTGCAGAAAAATTACTCACTGGTCCTTCACTGACTAATTTCAGTCATTGTGAGTACGCCCCCTTAGCATGCTGTCCTTCTTCCTCTCGATATTATACTTTGGCTCCACCGAGCAACTTTCTTTGCTCTTTTGATTAACAGTAAGAGTGGCTGACTCAGAGACACTGTTTCTGCCCCAGATTCACTGTGTGCCTTCTTCTGCAGTGACTCTTCTGGCCATCTGGAGGAGAAGGTGTCCCAGCTGGAATTCATGCTGAAGAAGTTGCAGGATGACCTACAGAAGGTACTACCTGCTCAAATGGGCAATCACAGCCTTTCCCCAGACCCCCATCGCAGCATTTTGCCCATGCTGTGACActccctgtcctctctgtctctctaccccaaccccccctcccccccccccgtacatTTGGCATCTACTTCAGACAGTCAGGGGGAGGCACAACAGAGACAACAGAGCATAGAGCCTCGTCTTATTGGCTGAGGCAGCCATGTTCTTGCTACCTGACCAATTGCTGAAGAGGACTGTTGTGAAAAAAATTTGTGCCCCCAAACGCACAGTATTGTGCGGCCAGAACATCGGACAGAAACAGAACAAGAAAATTTGAGGAAACCGGTGAACATTCAAGGGAAAGATCAAAACAAAAGGAACCGGTTACACAAAAGCCCCAAACACAACTCTGGCCAGGTTTTCTTCCGGATCACAAAGACCCTGTGAGTGAAATAGAACTGCAGGCACAGTTTCGTAGGCCGTTCCTACCGTAATTGGCTCTCTGTGCAGTGTCAACACCCCACGCAGGATCTGCTCATTCTCCAGCAATTCCATGACGTACTCTCATTCATATCTGAACATGTCTGAAACCTGTGGTTTGCCCTGAACTGGCAAAAGGTTGCTGTCTCAAAAGTAAAAACCTCACCTTGAACGTTTGTGTTTTTCCGGAGCCAGTCATTATCACGATAGCTTTCCTGGCTCGCTAAAATCGAGGAGTGAGCATCGGGGATTGGGGAAGCTGCCATAATTTGAAAAGAGGGAAAGGTCTGGGGTAGTGACATTCAGGGTCTCCCTGCTCCACTCATTTTTATACCTCTGTCTGCTCAAGGGGAGGATCCCAGTGTTGACCGATTCGGAGACTCTGAGAGACCTGAACAAAGATTTCCTGTTGTTGCCGGGTGACCACTGTACACCGGGCTTCAGTTACTCCCAAACCCAATGCGGAACGTCGCGTAGCGAAACATCTGACCTGCAGGCTTCCAGTGAGATCTAAGGCCCTCAAATAGGTCAGAGTGCGTTGCCTTATAACATGCCTGCAGGGAGCTGCAGTCATCCTCTGCAAATGGCGTCTGCACTCTTCCTTTGGCTTGCCCATTAGCTCAGTATTATCATCAGTCCTGTAAAATACAGCACCTGACATTTAGCCAACATCCTGCGTAGCATCACCTTCAAGATCTGAGCTACcaagaaacaaagcaaaagacagaTCACCTCCAAAAGATTAGTCATTTTACCTGctgtttccatccatttaatAAAGTGCTAGGACAGAAAGAATGATTGTTTATGCAATATCCTGCAAGCAGACAGACAAaaggatagatagatagatacatagatacatagatagatagaataCTTTATTGG is a window of Anguilla rostrata isolate EN2019 chromosome 9, ASM1855537v3, whole genome shotgun sequence DNA encoding:
- the LOC135262848 gene encoding signal-induced proliferation-associated 1-like protein 1 isoform X1, producing the protein MQSDDFFVRKFRQGNRLPSLTSASFDPMRDAGRCTDPRPEWPPQRDEDAMDVGNLTPSRVGLKPRTAGWSHVMQRRNSDVTPGCLDSSGRADKNAALVGSEKAGFGGAGVRGTFGAGLHREYGSLSSLEEQTQDQAQSSEDQCLRSPAALRFKDPFLLLGLPATDQPDNFFRTLSAPAGDLPKPAKPLKPELLRKKAKLNLPQQPGGHSDSQGGCVWVRSLAHYDVQSILFDLAEVASNRDSIGRKKNISSGASAASKLQFPNPEAPPSPSQGRGGGSQEDAEQSLGPLDEGDGNDNDMLLSCPHFRNETGGEERVGLGLARGPGGMTLGPQSPNDAISVLEEPRESHVKQQERSKYFIEHADLGALYYRKYFYNKGHQNFFGIDDRLGPLAISFRREEKENSSGSMYNYRIIFRTTELKTLRGSVLEEAVSSTPRHSNPRGLSPKRLLEYILPELNLHCLRLASNSPKVQDTLLKLDEQGLNFQRKVGVMYCKAGQSSEEDMYNNEGAGPAFEEFLDLLGERVRLQGFEKYRAQLDIKTDSTGTHSLYTRYQDYEIMFHVSTMLPYTAKNTQQLLRKRHIGNDIVTIVFQEPGALAFTPKVIRSHFQHVFIIVQVHNPCTDHTYYRVAVTRSRDIPLFGPLFPKGARFSRSPAFRDFLLAKAVNAECAAEKSEKFRSMATRTRQEYLKDLAENYVTTTPLEPSTKFPLLGLGKRKDKLRGAKGVELLSAGALVWTVSATGDGAADQRLPCLLAVSSESVVLIERGTHSVVFNCCCRNVIGWKAVPEGGTGGGRYLDIFYDRGQSVSISLPDGQAEDVREVVQRLETVTTGCEAWELTPLRDGVGQPGFLLSEEGFVLDVQRFGYAENGGLRRGSRVVRLCGRPLVCLTLEERAVLMRTAPKIQLTVIPPDKDGKPRRSFLELYQKANQDVECKVGEGPSGEAWVIDETDEEAEGEREQGEGTEAVPGGEEKTRAEFGCKNSLLPPSGPALLRAASLQDDPPGAPAKIAAPSLARCHSIETGQNSVDGHIYDNRAARSCIYENVWEMHNATPDLIPALNPKVPVEDEELQKQFVGVELSKEQPLASDPFQQSTPPACLDRADRSSRALSIQKSITRILTENADSTEEEWRSITELSSTCRGLLEALSQEDRKLGEEKLAAGDCPALVGSTDSKLSQLQDSDSSGHLEEKVSQLEFMLKKLQDDLQKEKKDKAVLQAEVQSLRQNNERLQEESQSTVARLIKAQRQSERIQDTSGANSGLPRPGTEPSQ
- the LOC135262848 gene encoding signal-induced proliferation-associated protein 1-like isoform X2, yielding MQSDDFFVRKFRQGNRLPSLTSASFDPMRDAGRCTDPRPEWPPQRDEDAMDVGNLTPSRVGLKPRTAGWSHVMQRRNSDVTPGCLDSSGRADKNAALVGSEKAGFGGAGVRGTFGAGLHREYGSLSSLEEQTQDQAQSSEDQCLRSPAALRFKDPFLLLGLPATDQPDNFFRTLSAPAGDLPKPAKPLKPELLRKKAKLNLPQQPGGHSDSQGGCVWVRSLAHYDVQSILFDLAEVASNRDSIGRKKNISSGASAASKLQFPNPEAPPSPSQGRGGGSQEDAEQSLGPLDEGDGNDNDMLLSCPHFRNETGGEERVGLGLARGPGGMTLGPQSPNDAISVLEEPRESHVKQQERSKYFIEHADLGALYYRKYFYNKGHQNFFGIDDRLGPLAISFRREEKENSSGSMYNYRIIFRTTELKTLRGSVLEEAVSSTPRHSNPRGLSPKRLLEYILPELNLHCLRLASNSPKVQDTLLKLDEQGLNFQRKVGVMYCKAGQSSEEDMYNNEGAGPAFEEFLDLLGERVRLQGFEKYRAQLDIKTDSTGTHSLYTRYQDYEIMFHVSTMLPYTAKNTQQLLRKRHIGNDIVTIVFQEPGALAFTPKVIRSHFQHVFIIVQVHNPCTDHTYYRVAVTRSRDIPLFGPLFPKGARFSRSPAFRDFLLAKAVNAECAAEKSEKFRSMATRTRQEYLKDLAENYVTTTPLEPSTKFPLLGLGKRKDKLRGAKGVELLSAGALVWTVSATGDGAADQRLPCLLAVSSESVVLIERGTHSVVFNCCCRNVIGWKAVPEGGTGGGRYLDIFYDRGQSVSISLPDGQAEDVREVVQRLETVTTGCEAWELTPLRDGVGQPGFLLSEEGFVLDVQRFGYAENGGLRRGSRVVRLCGRPLVCLTLEERAVLMRTAPKIQLTVIPPDKDGKPRRSFLELYQKANQDVECKVGEGPSGEAWVIDETDEEAEGEREQGEGTEAVPGGEEKTRAEFGCKNSLLPPSGPALLRAASLQDDPPGAPAKIAAPSLARCHSIETGQNSVDGHIYDNRAARSCIYENVWEMHNATPDLIPALNPKVPVEDEELQKQFVGVELSKEQPLASDPFQQSTPPACLDRADRSSRALSIQKSITRILTENADSTEEEWRSITELSSTCRGLLEALSQEDRKLGEEKLAAGDCPALVGSTDSKLSQLQDSDSSGHLEEKVSQLEFMLKKLQDDLQKAQRQSERIQDTSGANSGLPRPGTEPSQ